The region TATATTCGGCGGTGTGAAAAGGATCGCCAGCTTTAGCAGCATGGTCGTTCCATTTATGGCGCTGGGGTATATTATTGTCGCCTGCGTGATTATCGCTATTAATATTAACCAGCTCCCTTCGGTTATTCTGCTGATCTGGAAAAGTGCGTTCGGCCTTGAAGCAGGTTTCGGTGCCATCCTGGGGCAGGCCATCATGTGGGGCGTTAAGCGCGGCGTCTATTCCAACGAGGCCGCGCAGGGGACCGGGCCGCATGCATCCTCTGCGGCGGCAGTAAGCCATCCGGTGAAGCAGGGGCTGGTTCAGGCGTTCTCGGTCTACATCGACACGCTGTTTGTCTGCTCCGCGACCGGGTTTATGCTGCTGATCACCGGGCTGTATAACGTCCAGGGCGTCGACGGTGCAGCGCTTTATACCGGGATTGCTGGCGTGGCCGCGGGTCCTGGCTATGTGCAGACGGCGATGGAAAGTATGATGCCAGGCTTTGGTAATTACTTTGTTGCCATTGCGCTGTTCTTCTTTGCCTTCACGACGATTATTGCCTACTACTATATTGCCGAAACTAATATCGCCTTCATTAACCGTAAAATTCACCGTCCATGGCTGACATTCCTGCTCAAGCTATGTCTGATGGCCTCCACGGTATATGGCACGGTTCGCACCGCGGATCTGGCATGGGGACTGGGGGATATCGGGGTAGGGCTGATGGCGTGGCTCAACATTATTGCCATTGTTCTGTTGCATAAAAAAGCGTTTGCCAGCCTTAAGGATTATGAAATCCAGAATGCGCAGGGGCTGGATCCACAGTTTGACCCGGTTCGGCTGGGAATTAAAAATGCGGATTACTGGCTTGATGGGCGTAAGGATGAGGATGGTGTTCAGCCTGAACAGGTTTCATCGCTTGAAAGAAAGCAGCCTGCAGCAAAGTTGAATAGCTGAGTAATCGAATAAAAAAGCCCGGGCATTAGTTCGGGCTTTTTTTTGTGAGGCGGCTCAGTCCGTACCGGGGGGGATTGACTCGCTTCGCTCGCCCTACGGGCAGCCTGTTCGCTGCGCTCTCAGTCTGTCCAACTGGCTGTCGCCAGTTGTCGAACCCCGGTCGGGGGTTCTCATCCCCCCGCAGGCATGCAATATGCGAAAAAAAAGCCCGCATTTTCATGCGAGCTCTTCTTTAAATATGGCGGTGAGGGGGGGATTCGAACCCCCGATACGTTGCCGTATACACACTTTCCAGGCGTGCTCCTTCAGCCACTCGGACACCTCACCATATTGTTTTGCTGCCTGACCGCTTGGGGGGCAACGGGGCGCTACTATAGGGAGTTGCGCTAACACGGTCAAGCAGATTTTCAGCTTTAGTGCCTGTTCGGTTAAGCATTAATCAGCTCCACGGTTTTTACGTCGTGGAGCAGAGGATTAACGCTGTGAATCGAGCACTTCGCTGTTTTTAACCACTTCCTGTGCTTTGCCGTAGCTTTCGATCAACAGCCGGTAAGCCGGGAAGATGTGGGTATACACCTCAGCCCACTCAGCCGCGTCCTCACGGTTCCAGGTTCGCTGGATCTCGGAGGCTACCGCCGCCGTATCCATCGGGACCACGCCGGCCTGCACCACGCGCGCCAGGGTGATCTCCTGCGCCATTTTGCTGTAGGTACCGGAGGCATCAATCACCGCAAACACTTTATAGCCGTCCGCCACCGCGCTGATTGACGGGAAAGCCATGCAGACGCTGGTGATTGTGCCCGCGATAATTAACGTCTTACGCCCTGTCGCTTTCACCGCCGCCACAAACTCCGGGTTATCCCAGGCGTTGATCTCGCCTTTACGGGCAACATACTGCGCATGCGGCGCGTTGGCGTGGATCTCCGGGATAAGCGGTCCGTTCGGTCCCTGTGGGACGGACGCGGTGGTGATCACCGGGATCTTCGCCAGGGTAGCGATTTTTGCCAGCGCAGCCGCACGGGCGCGCAGTTCCGGCATTGGCATATCCCCAACGGTCTGGAACAGACCGCTCTGGTGATCGATAAGCAACATCACCGCATCGTTCACATCAATAACCGGACGTGTGCCATTAAAATTCGCAGGTGTAGACATTATCTTTTCCTTTATTATGTTCAGATCTGGCCGAAGCGGCCGGAGTTAAAATCACGAATGGCTTCGTTGATTTCGCTTTTACTGTTCATCACAAACGGGCCATAGCCCACGATGGGTTCATTCAGCGGCTCGCCGGCCATCAGCAGCACTTTGGCATCGCTGTTCGTCTCCAGGTGCAGTTTGTCGCCTTCCTGGCTCAATACGACCAGCTGAGCTTCACCCGCCTGCGTTGTGCCGTTCACCGTGATGTTGCCTTCAAGCACGACCAGCGCGGTGCTCCAGCCTTCGGGCAGATTGAGCGTCAGGTGGCTTCCCTGGTTCAGCGCAATGTCCCAGACGTTGAGCGGGGAGAAGGTGTGCGCCGGGCCGGTTACAGCCTCGTAGCGACCGGCAATGACCCGCAGCGAACCGCTGTTGTCCGGTAGCGTCACGGTCGGGATCGCATCCTTCGTAATGCTCTGGTAGCCCGGAGCCGCCATCTTGTCTTTGGCCGGCAGGTTGACCCAAAGCTGCATCATTTTCAGTTCTCCGCCTTTCTGCGAGAACGCGCTGGAGTGGAACTCCTCGTGCAAAATGCCTGCACCTGCCGTCATCCACTGCACGTCGCCGGGGCCAATGACGCCGCCTTTGCCCGTAGAATCGCGATGCTCCACTTCACCGGAATAGACGATGGTGACCGTTTCAAAACCCCGGTGAGGGTGTTGGCCTACGCCGCGTTTCGCCCCATCGGCCGGAAAGGTGTACGGGCCCGCGTAGTCCAGCAGCAGGAACGGGCTCAGCGGCTCGCCGTGCGTCTGATAAGAGAACATTGAACGGACCGGGAAACCATCGCCAACCCAGTGCTGGCGGGGAGCGGTATAAACGCCTGTTACGTTTTTCATGATTAACTCCTGATGTTCTGTTGATGTAATTAGCTTATATTCAGAGTTAATATCCCGGTAGATAGTGAAAATGGCATTCACTGTTCTGAAAATGGAACGATGAGGATTTATGCAGGATCTCAATGACTTCGTCTGGTTTGTGAAGGTGGTGGACTACGGTGGCTTTGCCGCGGCGGGAAGGGCGCTTGATCTGCCAAAGTCCAGGCTAAGCCGCCGGATAGCGCAGCTGGAAGAACGCCTTGGCGTGCGGCTTATCCACCGAACAACCCGACAGTTTACGGTGACCGAGGTCGGGCAGACCTTCTACCAGCACTGTAAAGCGATGATGGTAGAGGCCGAGGCCGCGGAGGAAGCCGTTGCGGCACTGCAGGCTGAACCGCGCGGTGTTGTCAGAATTACGTGCCCAATAACTCTGTTGCATGTCCACGTGGGTCCGATGCTGGCCAGATTTATGGCGCGCTACCCCGGGATCAATCTTCAGCTTGAGGCGACCAACCGGCGGGTAGACCTGGTGGGTGAGGGGGTTGATATCGCTATCCGCGTACGCCCGCGTCCGTTTGATGACAGCGACCTGGTTTTAAGGGTGCTGGCTGACAGGGGTCATTGTCTGGTCGCCGGTCCGGCCTTAATTCAACGCCTGGGCGAACCCGTTGTGCCATCTGAACTCAGTGCCTGGCCCGGGTTAAGCATGAACGAGGGGAAACATATTCATAAATGGGCGCTGTCAGGTCCCGGAGGTGCCAAAGCGGAGATCCATTACCACCCCCGATTGATTACCACCGATATGCTGGCGCTACGTGAAGCTGCCATGGCCGGCATCGGCGTGGTGCAACTGCCGATTTTGATGGTCAAGGACCAGCTGGCGTCAGGGGAACTGGTACGGGTGCTCAACGCGTGGGAACCCCGGCGGGAAGTGATTCACGCGGTTTATCCTTCGCGGCGCGGCCTGCTGCCGTCGGTCAGGACGCTGGTGGATTTTCTGACCGAAGAGTATGCGCGGATGGTGGAAGAGTAATACTTCCCTCTCCCCTGGGGAGAGGGGAAGGGTGAGGGGCTCAGGCCGCACCGAGCTGCATATAGCACCAGGGGATTCTCATCCCCCCAGAGGCGTGCAACATGCGAAAAAAAAAAGCCCGCATTTTCATGCGAGCTCTTCTTTAAATATGGCGGTGAGGGGGGGGATTGACTCGCTTCGCTCGCCCTACGGGCAGCCTGTTCGCTGCGCTCTCAGTCTGTCCAACTGGCTGTCGCCAGTTGTCGAACCCCGGTCGGGGGTTCTCATCCCCCCTTTTCGGAGAATATAAAAGAAAAAAGCCCGTACTTTCGTACGAGCTCTCATCTTAAATATGGCGGTGAGGGGGGGATTCGAACCCCCGATACGTTGCCGTATACACACTTTCCAGGCGTGCTCCTTCAGCCACTCGGACACCTCACCATATTGTCATCCCGTTGTTGCCGGGACGGGCGCTAATGTAAGGAAAAGCCGAACTGCCGTCAACTCACTTTTTCAGTAATTTAGCGCGTTTAGACAAACTTCAAGCAACCTGACTCCTAAATGTGCACAAAGCGCCTCTTTTATCAGCAACGCGGTTTCCTGATAAATTTGTTATGCTGGCAATCCACTTGAAAACGAAAACAAAACAGTGCAATAAGAGGCAGGAATGACCATGGATATTCTCTTCTATCACCCTACATTTGATACCGCTTACTGGATTGACGCACTTTCGGCGGCGCTGCCCGGAGCACGCGTACGCGAGTGGAAGCGTGGCGATAATGAACATGCTGATTATGCGCTGGTCTGGCACCCGCCGGTTGAGATGCTACAGGGGCGCAAACTGAAGGCGGTTTTCGCGCTGGGGGCGGGCGTTGATTCGATCCTCAGTAAACTGAAAGCGCACCCAGAAATGCTGCCTGAAAATATTCCGTTGTTCCGTCTCGAAGATACGGGAATGGGCCAGCAGATGCAGGAGTATGCCGTGAGCCAGGTGCTGCACTGGTTCCGCCGCTTCGACGATTATCAGGCCTTTAAACAGCAATCCCACTGGGAGCCGCTGCCGGATTATCGACATGAAGATTTTACCGTTGGGATCCTCGGCGCGGGTGTGCTCGGCTCAAAAGTGGCAGAAGCACTCGCTCCGTGGGGCTTCCCGCTACGCTGCTGGAGCCGCAGCCGCAAGAATTATCCGGGCGTAGAGAGCTTTGCCGGAACGGATGAGCTTCCGTCCTTTCTGAAAGGCACGCGTGTGCTTATTAACCTGCTGCCTAATACCGCCGAAACGGTGGGCATTATCAATAGTACTCTCCTGAACCAGTTAGCCGAGCAGAGCTATTTAATGAACCTTGCGCGCGGGGTCCATGTCGTGGAAGGCGATCTGCTGAAGGCGCTGGAAAGCGGAAAGCTCAAAGGCGCCATGCTGGATGTCTATAGCCGTGAGCCGCTGCCCGCGGAAAGCCCGCTGTGGTCGCATCCACGCGTCGCGATGACCCCGCACGTGGCTGCCGTGACGCGTCCGGCAGAAGCGGTGGCGTATATATCCCATACCATCAGCGAAATGGAAAAGGGTAACGCGGTCACCGGACAGGTCGACAGACAGCGCGGCTACTGAGAGAAACCCGGCGTTCGCCGGGTTTTTGCTAATATTCGCCGCTGATAACTGCTATCCTTTGGAAAAACCGCAGAGGAGAGAGAGATGTATCCCGTTGACCTGCATATGCACACCGTCGCCAGCACCCACGCGTATAGCAACCTCCATGATTATATCGCCCAGGCGAAGCTTAAAGGCATCAAGCTGTTCGCGATCACCGATCATGGCCCGGACATGGCGGATGCGCCGCACTACTGGCATTTTGTGAATATGCGGATCTGGCCACGCCTGGTGGACGGTATTGGGATACTGCGCGGCATTGAGGCGAACATCAAAAATACCGACGGTGAGATCGACTGCACCGGCCCGATGCTGACGTCTCTTGACCTTATCCTCGCCGGTTTCCATGAGCCGGTTTTCCCTCCTCAGGATAAAGACACCAACACCGCGGCGATGATTGCCACCATTGCCAGCGGCAATGTGCACATTATCAGCCATCCCGGTAACCCGAAGTATCCGATTGATATTCAGGCTGTCGCGCAGGCGGCAGCGAAGCACCGCGTGGCGCTGGAGATTAATAACTCCTCCTTTGTTCACTCGCGTAAGGGCAGCGAAGCCAACTGTCGCGACGTGGCGGCCGCCGTGCGTGACGCGGGTGGCATGGTGGCGCTGGGATCAGACTCTCATACCGCGTTTACGCTGGGTGATTTCAGCGAGTGCCTGAAAGTGCTGAATGATGTTAACTTCCCGGAAGCGCAAATCCTGAACGTGACCCCACGCCGCATGCTCGATTTCCTCGAGTCGCGCGGAATGGAGCCGATTGCCGAATTTGCCGATCTTTAATTGTGTAATGGAATCATAAAAATGAACGAGTTTTCCATCCTCTGCCGCGTGCTGGGTACGCTCTATTATCGCCAGCCGCAAGACCCGCTGTTGGTTCCGCTCTTTACGTTAATTCGTGAAGGCAAACTGGCGCAGAACTGGCCGCTGGAACAGGATGATTTACTGGAACGTCTGCAAAAAAGCTGCGACATGCAGCAGATCGCGACGGACTACAATGCGCTGTTCGTCGGCGATGAGTGCCGCGTTTCGCCATACCGTTCAGCCTGGCAGGAAGGGGCAACGGAAGCGGAAGTCCGCGCGTTCCTCTCCACGCGCGGTATGCCGCTGAGCGATACGCCGGCCGATCATATCGGTACGCTGCTGCTGGCGGCGTCCTGGATCGAAGACAACGCTGGTGATGATGAGAACGACGCCATTGAAACCCTGTTCGAAACGTACCTGCTGCCGTGGGTCGGGACATTCCTGGGTAAAGTCGAAGCGCATGCCACCTCGCCATTCTGGAGAACGCTGGCCCCGCTGACCCGCGACGCTATCGCGGCAATGTGGGATGAGCTGGAAGAAGAAAACGAAGAGTGATTCAGATCACATAAATTCTGCAACTCAACATTCCTACTTGCACGTAATGTGCTGCTGATCTCATTTCTATGGTGCGCTTCTGCTAAGATGCGCGCCATGAACATATTACTTTGTATCGCAATAACGACAGGTATTCTCTCTGGACTCTGGGGATGGGTTGCCGTGTCTCTCGGATTGCTCAGCTGGGCCGGGTTCCTCGGCTGTACCGCCTATTTCGCCTGTCCGCAGGGGGGCGTCAAAGGGCTCTTTATCTCTGGCTGCACGCTGATGAGCGGTGTTATCTGGGCGCTGGTGATCGTGAAGGGCAGCGCGCTGGCACCGCATCTGGAAATCCTGGGATATGTCATGACGGGTGTCGTCGCCTTTTTAATGTGCATCCAGGCCAGGCATCTGCTGCTTTCATTTGTGCCGGGAACCTTTATGGGGGCATGTGCGACCTTTGCAGGGCAGGGGGACTGGAAGCTGGTGGTTCCCTCCCTGGCGCTGGGATTGCTGTTTGGCTATGCCATGAAAAACAGCGGTCTATGGCTGGCGTCGCGGCGGGAAAAAGCGCAAAGCATCACGGCGGTGAGCGAATAAAAAAAAGGCGAGATAATCATCTCGCCTTTTTTATGCGCTTCCTGTCAGGATTCCGGAGGGACTGACATATCGCGGTATTTCACCAGAATCGGGTTCTGCACGTCTGCTTTGTTTTGCAGATCCCACAGCCCGCGGTCTATACCGTCGTTAATTAAGTAGATCACGCCGGTTTCAATGGCTGACATCAGGCACATCATGACCGGCTCGTTAGAGGTGTAGCCGATTTCACCTTCCAGCAAACGCTGGTAATCGATGAAGCGGAATACCCCAGCCTGAACTTCATAAGACAGAATGGTTTTGCTGGTGTTCACTGAAGAGAGCACTTCGCCTGTACTGACGTTAACCACACGCAGGTTAACGGCGATTTGGTCGAGCTGATACTGGGTATCCGCACCGATACCGAAGTAACGTGCTCCCGCACCACCTGATTTAACGTTACTTTCGTAGCCAATAATCGATCCTTCAATCATCACGTTCGCTGCTGCCAGAGATTCCAGAGGCGTTCGGTTATTGGCCGCGACGGTACCATTTTCCTGTGCGGCGCGAATGATTTTCCGTTCATTCAACAGGTTCTGGAGACCCTGACGTTCCAGCGGAATAAACCAGTGCGAATCCTTGAGCGCGGTAACCAGCATCGCGGTGGCGCTTTGCGGCACGGCCGTGGAGAAGTTACTTGCCGGGTAAGGTTTAAATTGCCCGGTTTCATCCTGAATGTTGTATACGGAGACAAATATTTTCCCCGTTGGAGCAGGTAAATGCGTTAAATCACGATAACTCTGGGCCCGAGGCATTAATGTAGGTTTTGCAGCTTCTTTAGGTGGAGCAGTTAAACAACCGCTCAATAAGCACACTGCAACAAATATCAGGAAGCGCTGCATGATCGTTGTCCTTATTTAGCTATTGTTTAAAAGTCAGTTGAATTACTTTGTAGACCGGAAACCTGAATGGTGGAGATTCTTCCGGTTTTACGATCGGTTACGTTCAACTGAAGCTGTCCGTCCGTGTTGGCGATATCAACGATAAAGTCGTTGGTCACCATCCGGCCGGGTTTACCGGTATTAATGTTGGTCAGTAACCCACCTAAAATCTGCGACTGGATGGCCTGCGTGAAGTTGTCCAGTGCAGACGGGGTATCAATGCTAAAATCCTTTAAGCTCGGATCCTTATAGGAGTTTTGCGCCTGGGCTTCGTTCAGCAGGAATGCGCCGTTATTAGGGTTACCGCCAAAGTTAGGGTTACGGAACTGAAACGTCATGTTTCCGGCCCAGCTGATGGGTGTTATCAGCATTATCGAAACAACTGCATATGCAATACGCATGACAGCCTCCGCATATCGGTTCGCTAGAACTCGTCTTTTGCTAAATCGCTGGTGCTTAATAGGGCTTTATCTATTTGCAGGCGATTAATAGCGTCTTCTGATTGTTCCAGTGCTAAGACGACGTTTTTATCGAAGTCTATTTTGGTCGGGAATAAAAACGTTTGATAAATAACGTTCTGATTAGCCGTTATTGTTATCCAACTTCCCCATCGTGCACTGGGCCGCTCGTTGATTGTTATATTACCCGTGTAGGTACTGTCCCATTTGTCACTGAAGGCACGGTAAAAAGTGTGCCCGACCGATGAGACAGTGTGGTCTGTTAACAATCCGGGAACTTCGACCTCGACGGCCCTCAGATTCCCGGCAGCGAGCAGGAAACTCGCTGCGGCGATCCAACTCAACGTGCGCTTCATGTGATTAACGCCTGAGGTTATCGTTTGCCCACGAAACAGCCTGAGTTCGGTTTTTCACAGCTATCTTCTTGAAAAGATTATAAAGGTGCGTCTTTACCGTATTTTCGCTGATAAATAACGAACGGGCGATTTCAATATTTGAAGCACCAATGCGTAACTTGTTCAGGATCTCTTTCTCACGGTGCGTGAGCAGGGCTGACTCTGAGCTGTTATAGCGATAATTTCCGGAGTGCGTGATGAGATAGCTGGCAAGCTTTTGCGAAAAATAACACTCTCCGCGCAATATACCTTGCAGCCCCTCTACTACCCGGTCTTCTTCTTCCGTGACGTAGAACACGCCATTGATATGCGGCCAGCTTTCAATATCTCTGAAAGGATATTCATCAGGCGTATTCAACAATAGCACGCGGATATTATTGTTTTTCCTGCTTAAAATATCTTGCCAGTAATGGATAAGCTTTTTATCAGCTTCCATCATATCGAAAAGAATGATGCTGCCAGGTGCAATATCATCAAAAGAACGTTGAATATTATGCAATTTCCCGTTCAGTGATAATGATTGCTTTAAATGTTGTAATAAAGCTGTCGCTTGCAAAGAAGGTTTTGTGATCAACAGTAATGTATGACCATGTAAACTATGGACTTCATTATACATGATGAAACCCCACTTTTTTTTTGGCACCTGGCAGCTGTCCTCCTGTTTAAAAGAGGACACCAGAAGTACTGACAGATGTTGCACTGCTGTGTGTAGAATCAGACCATAACCTCCACAGGGAGGTAAATATAAAACCAATTTCGTACATCTAATTTCAATCTAGCTTTTACGAAGTTTAAAGCAAGTGTTAAACATGTAACAGGATGTAAAAATCAATATTAATTTGTGAAATTAGGTTGTTTGGAATGGCAATAATTGATGAGAAAGTTGTACACATAAATAGAGATGCACAGATTTTAAAAATCATACAAATATTTTTAATAGCTTGATTTTTAAAATTATTTTTTATTTTTGTCAAGCGATAATTAAGTATGAGTTTCAGATAATTTCTAAGCCCACGAATGAGTGACTGTCTGGCTTAAGAAAAGAGGCTTCGTGTCACGCGTTGAGAAAAATGTTCTCCTGCCGTTACGTTTAAACAACCCGGGAGGAAGCGTGGACAGCCTTCGTGTCGTTGTACAAGTCTTCCGCAATACACCTTTAATAAAAAATATAAGCTGGCCTGATTAAAGTGATTTTTGAGGTAAATTACGACTTTGTGGTGAGCCGATAAATAAAAATAAGCCGCGTGGGTGAGATATTTAAAATGTTTCAGCGGACATACTCTTCACCGTAACGACGCGTTAACACAATACGAGTCGTTTTAACAAGTAACATTGTTAAAGGGTTATGGCACGATTAAATAGCCAGGTCCAGGGTGACAACATGAAAAACGCATCGTTAATTATGATGTTTACATTACTGGGTGCGCCTGGATTTGTAACCGCAGCGAATTCAGATTTGGCAAATTCTGAATATAACTTTGCGGTTAACGAATTAAGTCTTTCATCACTAAATCAGGCAGCCATTATTGGTCAACGGGGCGTTTTCAATAACGCTGAGGTTAGCCAGGAAGGTTCAAGACTCTTATCCATTGTATCCCAGGATGGGGTAGGTAACAGAGCGAGAGTTGATCAATCAGGGGGTTACAATATTGCCTGGATCGATCAGAGCGGTAACGCGAATGATGCAGGTATTACGCAAGATGGATACGGTAATAGCGCGAAAATTATCCAGAAAGGGTCGGGTAATAGAGCAAATATTACGCAGTACGGTACGCAGAAAACCGCAGTTGTAGTGCAGAAACAGTCGCAAATGGCGATTAACGTTATTCAACATTAGCGCGTTGGCGACGACTTTAATCAATCCGATGGGGGTTTACCATGAAATTTCTCAAAGTGGCAGCGCTTGCAGCAATCGTAGTTTCTGGTAGTGCTATGGCGGGTTCTATTAATCAGGGCGGCTGGGGTCATGGACATGGTCATGGCGGATACAGTGGCCCAAATTCCACCCTGAATATTTATCAGGACGGTGGCGGTAACTCAGCGGTAGCTCTGCAGACAGACGCCAGAAATTCTGTCCTGAATATTAGCCAGAAAGGTGGCGGTAACGGCGCTGACGTTGGTCAGGGTTCTGATGATAGTAAAATCAACCTGTCCCAGAAAGGTTTTGGCAACAGTGCGACACTTGATCAGTGGAACAGTAAAAAATCCGTTATGAACGTTAGCCAGTCCGGCGGCTTTAACGGTGCACTCGTAGACCAGACTGCTTCCAACTCGACTGTCAACGTGACCCAGATCGGTTTTGGTAACCACGCGACAGCTCATCAGTACTGATACTGAAATCTGTGCTACAAAAAAACAGGGCTGATGCCCTGTTTTTTTTCGGGAGTTCATCATGAATACCTTAATTCTCCTTGCCGCGCTTTCCAGCCAGATCACCTTCAAAACGTCACAGCAGGAAAATATGACCACCATTATTCCTCAGGTCACTCTGGCGCAGTCGTGTGATTGTCAGGTTCAGATTGTGTCTTTACGAGAAGGGCAGGGGGGACAAAGTTCTTCCCGGCAGCAAAACACACTTTTTATACCCGCTAATCAGACGATTGATTTAATGCGCCTGAGTTTAAATATTAGCGCGGGAGACACGGTGAAAATCGTTGTCACCGTTTC is a window of Enterobacter cloacae complex sp. ECNIH7 DNA encoding:
- the csgE gene encoding curli production assembly/transport protein CsgE, with protein sequence MKRTLSWIAAASFLLAAGNLRAVEVEVPGLLTDHTVSSVGHTFYRAFSDKWDSTYTGNITINERPSARWGSWITITANQNVIYQTFLFPTKIDFDKNVVLALEQSEDAINRLQIDKALLSTSDLAKDEF
- the csgG gene encoding curli production assembly/transport protein CsgG, which translates into the protein MQRFLIFVAVCLLSGCLTAPPKEAAKPTLMPRAQSYRDLTHLPAPTGKIFVSVYNIQDETGQFKPYPASNFSTAVPQSATAMLVTALKDSHWFIPLERQGLQNLLNERKIIRAAQENGTVAANNRTPLESLAAANVMIEGSIIGYESNVKSGGAGARYFGIGADTQYQLDQIAVNLRVVNVSTGEVLSSVNTSKTILSYEVQAGVFRFIDYQRLLEGEIGYTSNEPVMMCLMSAIETGVIYLINDGIDRGLWDLQNKADVQNPILVKYRDMSVPPES
- a CDS encoding alanine/glycine:cation symporter family protein, which encodes MNELVGAINGVIWSPALIFLCLGVGLYFSLRSRFLQLRHIKHMITLMFQGRPTDAGVSSFQALTMTLAGRVGTGNIAGVATAITFGGPGALFWMWIVAFLGASSAFVESTLGQVYKEKINGEYRGGPAFYIEKGLGVKWYAWLFAIVTIFSCGLLLPGVQANSIGASLDIAFGLSPNVTAALLAVLLSFIIFGGVKRIASFSSMVVPFMALGYIIVACVIIAININQLPSVILLIWKSAFGLEAGFGAILGQAIMWGVKRGVYSNEAAQGTGPHASSAAAVSHPVKQGLVQAFSVYIDTLFVCSATGFMLLITGLYNVQGVDGAALYTGIAGVAAGPGYVQTAMESMMPGFGNYFVAIALFFFAFTTIIAYYYIAETNIAFINRKIHRPWLTFLLKLCLMASTVYGTVRTADLAWGLGDIGVGLMAWLNIIAIVLLHKKAFASLKDYEIQNAQGLDPQFDPVRLGIKNADYWLDGRKDEDGVQPEQVSSLERKQPAAKLNS
- a CDS encoding phosphatase, producing MYPVDLHMHTVASTHAYSNLHDYIAQAKLKGIKLFAITDHGPDMADAPHYWHFVNMRIWPRLVDGIGILRGIEANIKNTDGEIDCTGPMLTSLDLILAGFHEPVFPPQDKDTNTAAMIATIASGNVHIISHPGNPKYPIDIQAVAQAAAKHRVALEINNSSFVHSRKGSEANCRDVAAAVRDAGGMVALGSDSHTAFTLGDFSECLKVLNDVNFPEAQILNVTPRRMLDFLESRGMEPIAEFADL
- a CDS encoding DUF1097 domain-containing protein, coding for MNILLCIAITTGILSGLWGWVAVSLGLLSWAGFLGCTAYFACPQGGVKGLFISGCTLMSGVIWALVIVKGSALAPHLEILGYVMTGVVAFLMCIQARHLLLSFVPGTFMGACATFAGQGDWKLVVPSLALGLLFGYAMKNSGLWLASRREKAQSITAVSE
- the csgD gene encoding biofilm master transcriptional regulator CsgD — encoded protein: MYNEVHSLHGHTLLLITKPSLQATALLQHLKQSLSLNGKLHNIQRSFDDIAPGSIILFDMMEADKKLIHYWQDILSRKNNNIRVLLLNTPDEYPFRDIESWPHINGVFYVTEEEDRVVEGLQGILRGECYFSQKLASYLITHSGNYRYNSSESALLTHREKEILNKLRIGASNIEIARSLFISENTVKTHLYNLFKKIAVKNRTQAVSWANDNLRR
- a CDS encoding pirin family protein is translated as MKNVTGVYTAPRQHWVGDGFPVRSMFSYQTHGEPLSPFLLLDYAGPYTFPADGAKRGVGQHPHRGFETVTIVYSGEVEHRDSTGKGGVIGPGDVQWMTAGAGILHEEFHSSAFSQKGGELKMMQLWVNLPAKDKMAAPGYQSITKDAIPTVTLPDNSGSLRVIAGRYEAVTGPAHTFSPLNVWDIALNQGSHLTLNLPEGWSTALVVLEGNITVNGTTQAGEAQLVVLSQEGDKLHLETNSDAKVLLMAGEPLNEPIVGYGPFVMNSKSEINEAIRDFNSGRFGQI
- the csgB gene encoding curli minor subunit CsgB, translating into MKNASLIMMFTLLGAPGFVTAANSDLANSEYNFAVNELSLSSLNQAAIIGQRGVFNNAEVSQEGSRLLSIVSQDGVGNRARVDQSGGYNIAWIDQSGNANDAGITQDGYGNSAKIIQKGSGNRANITQYGTQKTAVVVQKQSQMAINVIQH
- a CDS encoding isochorismatase family protein; amino-acid sequence: MSTPANFNGTRPVIDVNDAVMLLIDHQSGLFQTVGDMPMPELRARAAALAKIATLAKIPVITTASVPQGPNGPLIPEIHANAPHAQYVARKGEINAWDNPEFVAAVKATGRKTLIIAGTITSVCMAFPSISAVADGYKVFAVIDASGTYSKMAQEITLARVVQAGVVPMDTAAVASEIQRTWNREDAAEWAEVYTHIFPAYRLLIESYGKAQEVVKNSEVLDSQR
- the ghrA gene encoding glyoxylate/hydroxypyruvate reductase GhrA, which gives rise to MDILFYHPTFDTAYWIDALSAALPGARVREWKRGDNEHADYALVWHPPVEMLQGRKLKAVFALGAGVDSILSKLKAHPEMLPENIPLFRLEDTGMGQQMQEYAVSQVLHWFRRFDDYQAFKQQSHWEPLPDYRHEDFTVGILGAGVLGSKVAEALAPWGFPLRCWSRSRKNYPGVESFAGTDELPSFLKGTRVLINLLPNTAETVGIINSTLLNQLAEQSYLMNLARGVHVVEGDLLKALESGKLKGAMLDVYSREPLPAESPLWSHPRVAMTPHVAAVTRPAEAVAYISHTISEMEKGNAVTGQVDRQRGY
- a CDS encoding TorD/DmsD family molecular chaperone, with translation MNEFSILCRVLGTLYYRQPQDPLLVPLFTLIREGKLAQNWPLEQDDLLERLQKSCDMQQIATDYNALFVGDECRVSPYRSAWQEGATEAEVRAFLSTRGMPLSDTPADHIGTLLLAASWIEDNAGDDENDAIETLFETYLLPWVGTFLGKVEAHATSPFWRTLAPLTRDAIAAMWDELEEENEE
- a CDS encoding LysR family transcriptional regulator, with protein sequence MQDLNDFVWFVKVVDYGGFAAAGRALDLPKSRLSRRIAQLEERLGVRLIHRTTRQFTVTEVGQTFYQHCKAMMVEAEAAEEAVAALQAEPRGVVRITCPITLLHVHVGPMLARFMARYPGINLQLEATNRRVDLVGEGVDIAIRVRPRPFDDSDLVLRVLADRGHCLVAGPALIQRLGEPVVPSELSAWPGLSMNEGKHIHKWALSGPGGAKAEIHYHPRLITTDMLALREAAMAGIGVVQLPILMVKDQLASGELVRVLNAWEPRREVIHAVYPSRRGLLPSVRTLVDFLTEEYARMVEE
- the csgF gene encoding curli production assembly/transport protein CsgF; this translates as MRIAYAVVSIMLITPISWAGNMTFQFRNPNFGGNPNNGAFLLNEAQAQNSYKDPSLKDFSIDTPSALDNFTQAIQSQILGGLLTNINTGKPGRMVTNDFIVDIANTDGQLQLNVTDRKTGRISTIQVSGLQSNSTDF